The Alosa sapidissima isolate fAloSap1 chromosome 12, fAloSap1.pri, whole genome shotgun sequence nucleotide sequence ACTTGCTAGCCACTATTAGCCGACTTGCTAACTTCCCCTGAATGGATAGCCTTTCACCTTGAACTGTTTAAGCATTTTGGCCCGAGTTGTTGATTAAATGAATCACGTCAGTCGGTGTTAAACTAGAATAATTCTCATGTGTCCTCAAAGCCATGTTAAGCTTTTACTGAGGTATTCACTAAATGAATGTTAGTCTAACGTTACCAACGACTGTGAGTAGTTGCTAATCCGCAACAGTCGCAGCAGAAGGGTTGTTCAGAAACTACAAATTCACCTgtcatactttttttttttattgtgtataATTGTAGGTGTTCTTCCAAAATGCCAGCGTGAAGCAGGTCGATGTACCAACACTGACAGGCGCTTTCGGCATCCTTCCAGCTCATGTTCCGACCCTACAGGTTCTGAGGCCTGGAGTTGTCACCATCTATAGTGATGATGGTTCATCCGCAAAGTACTTCGGTGAGATATCCTTCACACATCTTTGATTCCAGCAGCTTCAATTTTAGCCCGGATCTTTTTacgttacattacatttggctgatgcatttttaaccaaagcgactaacaccatggtaacagttaagttttaaagcaattctctcaacaagtttaggacaatttaaaaacggtcgagtacagtaagaataagtgcatcagtgagtgctgtttttaaacagttgagtgtcagttcaagacggctggtaagtgctaggatcagcaagacttgttgtaagtggtgctataagaggagatgttctctaaagagctgggtcttcaggagtttttttgaaaatggagagggatgtccctgcccttgtaggaactggcagtgtgttccactgTGCTCTTTTGTGGAGGGGTAGTCAGACAGCAACCCAATTTGTTACATGTAAAGAAACAATGGTATGACAAACTGCAACCTTTACGTCTGTCTGTGTTATTCTGTAGGGGTCAGTCAGTCTTGAAAAAAACAAGGAGTTATATTTGCAAGGGTCAGTCTGagccacataggcctacagtatctTGTCTGGCATGGCAGCATTCCCTGTTCCCCAGTTAATTTGAAGTCATATAATTGATATGTTCTTCATGTGATATGTCCTTTTCCCAGGCTTGGAATACTGGATTTTAGAGAATTCTCTCTTGTGTGGCAGGGCAGAGACAAGGGTTGGACATTCTGAGTAGCGGTGTACATCATGGAAACTCTGGACAACAGTGCTTTTTGCAGCATATTCAAATATTAATTTCCCCTATTTCGGTGCTGTGCACCTGCTTAGATTCATTGTAACCTATTAGAAAATAGGCTCCTTAAAAGAGGATAATTTTAAATAACAACATTGCTTATATGTGGACATGATATGCACACAGCTTTGGTATTAATCCATATATGGTGGGAGATGACACTCAGAACTGAAAGGGTCTTTGCTGTTTACCTGATATGTTTTACTGTTTTATCATACCGTTTGGTAGTTTATTAGAATAGCAGGGCTGTCAATTATTGTGATTAACAATTCTAAGTCTTTAGATCATTTCACGTCACTATTATACTATTTTGCCTAATTGTACATTTAATATAAATAGTTTTATAGTGCTGATTCTTCATAGGAATAGCTCTTCCAAAAGGTAAACTCCGTCTGCAGGAAGTGTACTCTTTACTGGTCTTTATTCAGACATGTGTAAGCCAGTAGGTAGCAACCTTGCAAATCTTGCATGCCCAAGCAACAGGTACCCCAGGTGACTGGAAACAATTGTATGTTGTGGACCTAAAAACTAGGCCAACATATCAGCCCTTGAATCAGTAGCCTAGTTCTAAACCACCTTGAGCGTTTGGTATCTATTCAGATGGATTTTGTTTGTTCTAAAGTCTTCTAAATCTTTGCACCAAAGACAAACTATTCCATCCGTATCGCGCTTAGGTCATGATGACTATATGtttagtgtttttgtttttttcccttccatGACCAGTGAGCAGTGGCTCGGTCACGGTGAATGCGGACTCCTCCGTGCAGCTCCTTGCTGAGGAGGCAGTGACTCTGGACAGTCTCGATCTCCCTGTAAGTACATTTGTCATGCCTAATCCTGTACATTGACCTGCGTTTTAGTGCAGTAGTTCAATTGAAATAATAATTTTTAGGTACATATGCCTGATTGAAGGTTTTTAGGTGCCATTGCAGTGTCATTAGTAAAATATCACATTGACATAAGTAACAATTAAGCTGATtgagtaaagttttattttttttagttcCTTTAGACAACCACAAAATGTGTCTCAGTGCCCGTGTCTGtaatttgtgtatgtgcatgtctgaGCTTTATAAGTTGTTCTACACATTTCAAATTGCAATTGCACAACCTCTGTCTTGTGGCATTGGCTAGGAAAAAGTCCATCTTGATGTACAGATGACCAGACAAATTCAGGGAATCAAGAAAGTtagctttatttatttcaaaataCGACCCTATCGCAGATCAAATGTTCTCTAAAACTATGtttgaaaaacactgctttCCAGTGACCTGGTTTGTCTTTTGTCATGGTTGATTAGTAAGGGCTATATTCTATATTTCTCCAGCCTTTATGGCTGATTTAGTCTTGAGTGTTTCTTCAGCAAGTGATAGGATTCATGCGGACaaagaaagacaaacaaactGAGGGGAGAGCGTGTAGCCAATCAGATAATCAAATTCCTCAAATTGGAATTATTTCAAATAAGTGTTATTAGAACATTATCTAAACATTTTGAAAgaaatctgtgtgtttgtaggggTGATTTAGTATGTTACTTCTGAGAGAAGCCCTAAGATGACATGCTTATTCTTCAGAACTCCTCTTCAAGATATGCTAAGTGTTTTATACATGTATATCAAATGTAAGTTCCATCAGCGGCAGTGTGGGCATACAACTCTGGGAATAGAGAACAGTTATCttgatttaaaaataaagagaaTGTCAAGTGAAGGGACAGAGTGCTGTGTGGAAATTTACAATTAAATCATAAGTCAGAGATGTTTACAATATGACAACTCATTCAGTTTGCCTAACTAGGTTAGAAAATTAGTCTTTCCGATTACATTCAATATTGGCTTCAACCAATATCGATTAATAAATCACGATTTCTGCATGTCTGATAAAAATATGCATGCATATTTTCTTTCCTCTTACTATAGTTGACAAAAGCTCATCCAGATGTCAAGACACTTACTAAAGATGACCTAaaatgtgtatatgtaaatcCATATGTAAATCTCGGAATTTGAAATGACCACTAAAAACAGGCGAGTCTAAACAAAGACTGTGATGCAAATACAAACTGACGCAAACCAATCAATTAAATCAAATTAGTCATATAGCTGATAACCATGACCGGTGTTAGATATCTGCTAAAATGTTCTGTTTTATTCCCCAGCTAATAATAGGTTAAATGGACTTGTAAAATAGCATCTGGGCATGTTTTTAGTACAGAAGTTGCATACTGTCTATGTTAACATGTTAACAGAGAACAACGTAAAAGAGGCTTTGTGCTAGGCACAGTGGTAGGCACAGGTGGGCAAAACATTCGGAACTCCAGGTTGGCCTCTCTAAGGTGGAtgaccttttttttcttcttcctcgCACTGATAACAGTACTCATGGGCTCCCACTGTTAATGGGTATGGAAAGGTCAGTCACTGTTGAATTGGAACAGAGGTGTCAAATCCCCACTGAGAGACCTTTAACTCTCAGTAATGTTTGGCATTTATACTTTGTAATCGCCACTGTAACAAGTGTCTTTTGCGGAGAAAGGCCATATTAATTTGTTTGGGTCTTGGAGAGGGCCCCACTATGTCATTCTCTTCAAATCAATGTTTTAATATAAGCCACTGATTAGATTTGGTATTTCAGGAGTATGGAGACAGAGTATTCCCTTGAGTCTATCGGTAGACCCACCTGTCATAATGGAGCAAATGAAGGTAGTCCAGCCTTACTCTGTACAAGTGTCAAGAAAACATTGACAGACACTTGTCATTCATATGACTTGTTTTGCATATGCagtatcaacaacaacaaaaatatattgttttaGAAGTGCCACAGAAATGGTGTGACTTTGAAGGAATTCCCATGTTTATGTGAAGGGTTGAATGCAGAATGTGATTCATTTGTTGTGGGTAGGGATGTaatggtatgaaaatttaacctcacggttatagtgaccaaaattatcacggttttcggtattatcgccgtatttttaaaagtgtgttcaaatataacacaagctgaaatagtttcaaaaaagTGTGAACGTGTTTATTATATTACAAAAATATAGGCAAAACCTTTTTAAGTGTAACTTTTAACCAAGGATGCTGGATTTTCACCTGGGGGTGCTCATAGTGGGGGTGCTGGGGGGGTAGATGTGATGGctttattctggtgcattttaaaGTGGCCTATTGCTACTGGAGAAGGGCATAATTTGTTCacattcataggcctacatcctgACTGCAGAAACAAACCTGGCTGAGCTGAGCATTCTTAATTCATAGCATAACGTTACCGTGGCATTGTGTTGTCCCATTCACTTTTTCcttggtcatgtttaattggctatgtgcttatagcttaacttaccctaccatgacttggagtttgctatttaaGGCGCAGAATGGCTACACGATACAGCACACGGTTTTtggtgaaaatgttccgccttttTAAAAAGCAGGTGCACTCAATGTCTAAAGTGTTAAGCGTGATCACCAAACCCACTCAGTCAGGTGACAAAAGTGTGTTgggcaaaacgtctgcatttcagacttatTTGTCACTTTGTGAGTTAAACCGGTGTGATTTATTCAATATCCCCATGCTATTTTCCCATAGGACAAATCACAAGTACccagatctccttatatgggcaaagatggcagctccccccccccccccccccagtggttTATTTGAGTACAGTAGGTGTCGGCTGCATGCCACACCTGTCATAATGCCAAGGGTTGTTCCTTAGTCTGTTCCTTGCCTCCTCTTGCAGTCTGCTAAAGCTAACTTGGAGAAGGCCCAGGCTGATCTACTCGGTGTTTCAGACGAGGCTGCCCGTGCAGAGATCCAGATCGCTGTAGAGGCCAATGAAGCCATTGTCAAGGCCCTGGAGTGAAGCACTTATTCAGCCTGTGGTAAGGACTACAACAGTTGCCTGATTTTCACAGACCTTGCTGTCATCTTTTGGTTTGGTTTCATTTGAAAAGTGTCACCATTGGAGTATGTATGTATACTAATGAAATTCccctctgtttttttccctctctctctccaggatgATGTGTTGATGTTAAGGTTAAAAAGAAAACCACCTGCTCCTCTCTTGTTTTCCCAAGTCCTGTCCAGTCCGTAACGACAAGCCACCAGGCCTGTTTTGTACAGTCAATGAATTTACCAATAAATTTATTTGGAATTATTCACTCAATTGTAATGTTTTAACTGCACGCTTCACCCTGCTGGCTTCAGAGTAATACACAATTCTTCCATGGCTTCTCATATTATGCTCACAGAAACCATATGCAACAATTTGTCATGTGAAGGACATACATTTTCCTGTTGGCGAGCTGGCGTGCCACATTtaagacaaaaaataaaataaaaaaacttctAGAACTGTTAATTTGGCCAACCTTTGTCAATCACACACCAAGTCAGACTCGAAAGTTGTCTTAACTTGTTGTATGGTGCCGTTAACTTCAATTtccggttacactttacttgacatgACAccgtcatgaacgtgtcataaataAGTCAAAAGTTTGACAACGCTTCTATTATTAAGTGATATGGGGAGGGTTAGGTTTAtagttatggttagggttagaggttaggtttagggttaggtttcatgtcactcttatgtcgatactgtcaagtaaagtattACCCAATTTTCTCTGCACCTGGCTGAAAACTGGTTAGAAATTATTAGCATTTTTGGAagcaacatgtgtgtgtatataatacaATGATAAGACCGAATAATTGTCAGTATAATTGCTTTTTAAGGAAATCCACTGTAAGTGGCTGAATACCAGTCGTTCCACTATACATATTTCAGTCTAGTGTTATATAACACTAGACATTCCtgcataacacaaacacattcttatgtaagtgttatgtcataagcCGTGCTGTTTGCTCTGTGCACCTGAGCAGCTGTAGTTTTTCAACAATTCAAGTttcaacattgggggggggaAAGCTGGAGATTACCCAAGATCTATTCGGGTCTGGCCAGAAAGTGAGTCATGGTGCATGTGTGCTTCATTTACAAGCAACTAGTTCTGGTAACCAAGTTAATTTGAACTACCAACTAGTGCTGTTACCTCAGGTCCATTTTCCTCGTAAAGTTCCTTCGCCACATCGATTACTACATCACCTAAAGACATGAGTTGTTAGTGCGCCTTCAATCATTTGTGTTGGGTTTTCTAAGATTGCTAGTTTTCAACCAAACTCTCCCTGCTACTGATTTGAATACAAGTGGCTTGTGATTTACTCCACCTACAGCTTAGGACACATACAGTCTTTCATTAGAAGTCTGACATGTCATGATCATAGACCGTATAAACTAGGTCATGATCAAGTGAAAATTTGACTCAAATTGGATTGCTTGTTGCAATACAGTTTTCTTCCAAAAGAGGGCAGTAGAGTCTTTTTAAACGTCCCTCCACTACTGCCTGTGTCAACCAGTCCCTCCACTACTGCCTGTGTCAACCAGTTATTTAGTTAGTTGTATTTTGTCTTCATAGTGTAGCTTCAATAACCTAATACAGCTAAAGCAATAGTAGGTCCCAGGCACTCAAATATATGAGGAGAAGGAATtctttaaaaagcctttattgaaTCTGGCTTAGGTCATTTAAAATATTGAGCCAACATGTTTCGACCGAACATGGTCTTCTTCAgggcaaagtagcctactttgccCTGAAGAAGACCAGGGGCTGGAGAGGATGGCTTGCAGTAGTTAGGTGTGAGTTTGTTTGCACTGTGACTCATCATTGGGAGTTCACTTTGACGAGGTCTTGCCAGGAAAACTGGCCCTTTGCAGACTTtgagtatgtgtctgtctgtctgtctctttaggCCAAAGGCCTACGTCTAGTAAACAGTGATTGTGTGACCTGCAGGGCTGCATTCAGAGGCATGGTCATGTGCTGACTTGGGTGGTTGGTTGCGAGAGCAtgagaattctctctctctctctctctctctctgtgaagcATGCTCTGACCTGTTCCAGTTGTCTTTACCGAAAAGAGGTAGTCATAAACCTCAGCTGACACTCAACAACGGCCGTCTCACCACCAGGGTACTGTACATTTTCAGTTTAGTGCTACGTGACATTTTTACTCAACTTTACTCAAACACTTCCTTACGTAAGTGTCTTCTTCGGCATGCAGTTTGCTCTGCAGGTGAGCAGCTGTAGCTTTTCAACAAGTTATGAAACATGAACAAATCTGGAGAATACAGAAGGCCCAAACATTCAGTTTCTTAGAAAACTGTACAAACTAAATGTATTATTATCTAATTGGGCAGAAAGTGAGTCATGGTGCATGTTGGCATTATTTACACACAGTCGAACTGAATGATGGCAACTTGTGAGATGTCAGATTGTGTGGGTACCTGACGCGACGCGGCTGTGTGGTTTTTGATCCATTTCACTGCACTGCCAAGGCGTGTTACGTATGCAGGTACATGGCAtaagcatgcgtgtgtgtgtgtgtgtgtgcggtgggaGGGGGAGACGAGATATGCCTCATAAAACCCTTTTTACGTGCGACACACAGCATCAGCGTTCGCTCAACCAGTCAGGTGGGTGAGCTGCGAGGAGCTGTGGGCAGCCTGACGCGGCGCCGCGGTCCTCCAAGTAGCTGGTGACGCATGCTTGTAtttatgttttgcatgaaatgcTATATTTCACCTGCTGTCACGGCGTGTCATCCCTTGTGGATATGTAACTGGATGTGTAACCAGCTCCTCCATTCCAATCTGGACTGCTTGGACAACCAGACACCTCAAGAACAGAGAATTAGCATGTAGGTGAAAGGTGATTTTCAGGGGCCACAAAATTTGTCCACTTGTCAAACTGGGCAGCACACCCCAAAATGGCTCCCTCTCACATAATATAAATGTGCAATTTAAACCCCCACCATCCTCCAGCTAAGGCTGATCAAGTGCAGCAAAATGTTTTATCTTCACATAGCGGTTTACAAATGTGCAATTGAAACCCCcaaccgacccccccccccgcctgaaGCTTGCCAAGTGCATCCCGAAGTGCAGGCTGAAGTGGAGGAGCCACTGGTGTGGAGAGTGGCACAGGGCCAGCTGATTGAAGTGCTGACCTTTTGGGTTCCTGcgtgtgaggggagagagagagggatggaggctGCAGATTCTCAGTCAGCTGTTAGATACTGCATCTAGGCTGCGAGTGGGAGTTGGGCCTTGACACCGCAGCCTACGCCTCCCAAccccatttgtgtgtgtcatccTCCTCGCAAACGgctccaatacacacacacacacacaaaagccagccagccagccagccagccaggtacGACTCCACAAATAGATGTGTGGGAGATTTTCTGAGAAAATGGCAAatccatgcgcacacacacacacactcgcactcacacacttactctcctCCTCGGCAGAAGGGGAGGATAATCAGCTTTGCTCTCCGAGTAAATTACACCGAATTGCTCTTCAGGTAATCACAAGTGTTGGTCTTGCACGCACCCCTGCCGGGTTTTAAATGGCATTCTTCATTGTGCCGGTCCTGCTTCAACTGAAAGCCGGGGACAGACTGTATTACTTTCTGTTGTGATACTCACAATCTCTACTTTAAACATATCTTGTTCTTAT carries:
- the atp5f1d gene encoding ATP synthase subunit delta, mitochondrial, translating into MMAARFLFRRAVPALRQVRFYADAPGGAPQMSFTFASPTQVFFQNASVKQVDVPTLTGAFGILPAHVPTLQVLRPGVVTIYSDDGSSAKYFVSSGSVTVNADSSVQLLAEEAVTLDSLDLPSAKANLEKAQADLLGVSDEAARAEIQIAVEANEAIVKALE